One stretch of Candidatus Sulfotelmatobacter sp. DNA includes these proteins:
- the dapE gene encoding succinyl-diaminopimelate desuccinylase, producing the protein MLREPSITSESLADLLARLVDIPSVTGDEAAIADFVESRLRAAGQGEVRRSRHSLVWRGPARGRALLTLAGHLDTVPPNGNERARIEGDRLYGLGSTDMKSGDAVMLALLETLDPARSRFDLAMVFYEAEEGPADRNALGRLLEEMPWLRQSALAILLEPTSLQAEMGCNGSMNAEVRVTGVSAHSARPWTGVNAIERAAPWLAEVTRFPVHPVQLQGVEYRETLQVTTMRAGRARNVVPDELVANLNYRFPPGRSLAEAERRVRSVVPSEFELRIVDAAPAGAICADHPLAKEFVSRFGARIAGKQGWTDVARFTEAGVPAFNFGPGIPELAHQREEYCPIENLGIAYRWLREFLSEPPR; encoded by the coding sequence ATGCTGCGCGAACCTTCCATCACTTCGGAGTCGCTCGCCGACCTGCTCGCCAGGCTGGTGGACATTCCGAGCGTCACGGGCGACGAGGCCGCGATCGCCGATTTCGTCGAATCCCGGCTGCGCGCGGCAGGGCAGGGCGAGGTGCGCCGTTCGCGGCACTCGCTGGTCTGGCGCGGCCCCGCGCGCGGGCGAGCGTTGCTGACGCTGGCGGGGCACCTCGACACCGTGCCGCCCAACGGCAACGAGCGCGCGAGAATCGAGGGCGACCGGCTCTACGGACTGGGCAGCACCGACATGAAATCGGGAGACGCGGTGATGCTGGCGCTGCTCGAGACGCTCGATCCCGCGCGATCGCGTTTCGATCTGGCCATGGTGTTCTACGAGGCCGAAGAGGGGCCGGCCGACCGGAACGCGCTCGGTCGGCTGCTCGAGGAGATGCCGTGGCTTCGTCAATCGGCACTCGCGATCCTGCTGGAACCCACCAGTCTGCAGGCGGAGATGGGATGCAACGGCTCGATGAACGCCGAAGTGCGGGTCACGGGGGTCAGCGCCCATAGCGCGCGGCCGTGGACCGGAGTCAACGCGATCGAGCGCGCGGCGCCGTGGCTGGCCGAGGTGACGCGCTTCCCGGTGCATCCGGTGCAGCTGCAGGGGGTCGAGTACCGCGAGACGCTGCAGGTGACGACCATGCGTGCCGGGCGCGCGCGCAACGTCGTGCCCGACGAGCTGGTGGCGAATCTCAACTACCGTTTTCCGCCGGGACGCTCCCTGGCCGAGGCCGAGCGCCGCGTGCGCTCGGTGGTGCCGAGCGAGTTCGAACTGCGCATCGTGGATGCCGCGCCGGCCGGAGCGATCTGCGCGGACCACCCGCTGGCCAAAGAGTTCGTAAGTCGCTTCGGCGCACGAATCGCCGGCAAGCAGGGCTGGACCGACGTGGCGCGCTTCACCGAGGCCGGCGTTCCGGCGTTCAATTTCGGTCCCGGCATTCCCGAACTCGCGCACCAGCGCGAGGAATACTGCCCGATCGAGAATCTGGGCATCGCCTATCGGTGGCTTCGCGAATTCCTGTCCGAGCCGCCACGATGA
- a CDS encoding energy transducer TonB, whose product MDSTRIEALIRSVSAARRGRLEHAMWRNRPVKFGSLRPCVYTGRRSPSIALLNPSWTARFAQALALGNGAGFGSSPARGFCERDSARREDLTVTFIAGHAEIVAWLYLDAGYAQFQWGEQRSPLLPLAGRAEALRSLAVEALPADTALRSIAVCSVGAADSLSAPSFAPGVAIESPPGVLQQIPPDYPNSAADEGVDGTVEILARVGKDGAVLSTAILTSVPMLDAAAVRSVEQWSFEPARWNGRAVSVWVVLPVTFNPH is encoded by the coding sequence ATGGATTCGACGCGCATCGAGGCCCTGATTCGCTCGGTGAGCGCCGCCCGACGCGGGCGACTCGAGCATGCGATGTGGCGAAATCGGCCGGTCAAGTTCGGGAGCCTGCGGCCGTGCGTCTACACCGGCCGTCGCTCGCCCTCCATCGCGCTGCTCAACCCGTCGTGGACCGCGCGCTTCGCCCAGGCCCTGGCGCTCGGCAACGGCGCCGGCTTCGGCTCGAGCCCCGCGCGGGGATTCTGCGAGCGCGATTCGGCGCGCCGCGAGGATCTGACCGTGACGTTCATCGCGGGACACGCCGAGATCGTCGCCTGGCTGTACCTCGACGCGGGCTACGCGCAATTCCAGTGGGGCGAGCAAAGGAGCCCGCTCTTGCCGCTCGCGGGCCGGGCCGAGGCGTTGCGGAGCCTGGCGGTCGAGGCGCTGCCCGCGGACACCGCGCTCCGCTCGATCGCCGTCTGCAGCGTCGGTGCGGCCGACAGTCTTTCGGCGCCTTCGTTCGCGCCCGGCGTGGCGATCGAATCGCCGCCCGGCGTCCTTCAGCAGATCCCACCCGACTACCCCAATTCCGCCGCGGACGAGGGAGTGGATGGAACGGTGGAAATCCTGGCCCGGGTCGGCAAGGATGGCGCCGTGTTGTCCACGGCGATTCTCACCTCGGTCCCGATGCTCGACGCTGCGGCGGTGCGTTCGGTCGAGCAGTGGTCGTTCGAGCCGGCCCGCTGGAACGGCCGGGCGGTTTCCGTCTGGGTGGTCCTGCCGGTTACCTTCAACCCCCACTGA
- the folK gene encoding 2-amino-4-hydroxy-6-hydroxymethyldihydropteridine diphosphokinase yields MKAFVGLGSNLGEREAMIRLALDDLARLPDTQLLRASSLYDTEPVGETEQPNFLNAVAQVDTELTARQLLWNLLLVEKRLGRVRTQRWGPRTIDLDLLLYGSLIIEEPDLVVPHPELTRRSFVLVPLVELDPMLIHPVTGHTLVHHLSLLRTRPPVKRGSRLWN; encoded by the coding sequence GTGAAGGCTTTCGTGGGACTGGGTTCGAACCTGGGCGAGCGGGAGGCGATGATCCGGCTGGCGCTCGACGATCTGGCGCGCCTGCCCGACACCCAGCTCCTGCGCGCGTCGTCGCTCTACGACACCGAGCCGGTCGGCGAGACCGAGCAGCCCAACTTCCTCAATGCGGTCGCGCAGGTGGACACCGAGCTGACCGCCCGCCAGCTGCTGTGGAACCTGCTGCTGGTCGAGAAACGACTCGGCCGCGTGCGCACCCAGCGCTGGGGACCGCGCACCATCGACCTCGACCTGCTGCTGTACGGCTCGCTGATCATCGAGGAGCCCGATCTGGTGGTTCCCCATCCCGAGCTGACCCGGCGCTCGTTCGTGCTGGTTCCGCTGGTCGAGCTGGATCCGATGCTGATCCATCCGGTGACCGGGCACACCCTGGTGCACCACCTCTCCCTCTTGCGCACGCGCCCGCCGGTGAAGCGCGGCTCCCGCCTCTGGAATTAG
- the folB gene encoding dihydroneopterin aldolase, with protein sequence MAIIRLEGLSVFGHHGARPYEKEAGQRLEVDLELEPADDSAEHSDRLSEAVDYDGLYRTVREVVEGESFHLLERLAAATGDTILERFRVRRVRVRIAKQNLGWTTGGRAVIEVTREKK encoded by the coding sequence GTGGCGATCATTCGGCTGGAGGGGCTCTCGGTCTTCGGCCACCACGGCGCCCGACCCTACGAGAAGGAGGCGGGTCAGAGGCTGGAGGTCGATCTCGAGCTCGAGCCGGCCGACGATTCGGCCGAGCACAGCGATCGGCTCTCCGAGGCGGTGGACTACGACGGGCTGTACCGCACGGTGCGAGAAGTGGTCGAGGGCGAGAGCTTCCATCTGCTCGAGCGCCTCGCGGCGGCCACCGGCGACACGATTCTCGAACGCTTTCGCGTTCGGCGTGTGAGAGTCCGGATCGCGAAGCAGAATCTGGGCTGGACCACCGGCGGCCGCGCGGTGATCGAAGTGACGCGGGAGAAGAAGTGA
- a CDS encoding deoxynucleoside kinase, which yields MPGNRYIVVEGVIGVGKTSLSRLLSERLSAKLVLEEVEENPFLKDFYRDRARYGFQTQMHFLFSRYQQQRNLRQLELFNERLVADYLFQKDRIFAGLNLQERELALYERLVSWLELDVMKPDVVVYLQASPETLMERIARRGRVFEKEMDREYIKSLNEAYNHFFFHYVDAPLLVVNTNRIDFVNNPDDFQDLEKRILSHRQGTVYYAPIERGSVP from the coding sequence ATGCCGGGCAACCGTTATATCGTGGTGGAGGGCGTCATCGGTGTCGGCAAGACCAGCCTGTCGCGGCTGCTCAGCGAGCGGCTGTCGGCCAAGCTGGTACTGGAGGAGGTCGAGGAGAATCCGTTTCTCAAGGACTTCTATCGAGACCGCGCGCGTTATGGATTCCAGACCCAGATGCACTTCCTGTTCAGCCGCTACCAGCAGCAGCGGAATCTCCGGCAGCTGGAGTTGTTCAACGAGCGCCTGGTGGCCGACTATCTGTTCCAGAAGGACCGGATCTTCGCCGGCCTCAACCTCCAGGAGCGCGAGCTCGCGCTCTACGAGCGGCTGGTGTCGTGGCTCGAGCTCGACGTGATGAAGCCCGACGTGGTGGTGTACCTGCAGGCCAGTCCCGAAACTCTGATGGAACGCATCGCGCGGCGCGGCCGCGTGTTCGAGAAGGAGATGGACCGCGAGTACATCAAGAGCCTCAACGAGGCTTACAATCATTTCTTCTTTCACTACGTCGACGCGCCGCTGCTGGTGGTGAACACCAACCGAATTGACTTCGTGAACAATCCCGACGACTTTCAGGATCTCGAGAAGCGAATCCTGTCGCACCGTCAGGGCACGGTCTACTACGCGCCCATCGAGCGAGGGAGTGTCCCATGA
- a CDS encoding 2,3,4,5-tetrahydropyridine-2,6-dicarboxylate N-succinyltransferase: protein MTASEYPLESWRARIGEGWEGKRPLDDRGLRGAVEGAIAALDDGHLRVAEPAPGGASGTRHEWITHGWLQQAIGLYFRMRVSRTFELEPFEFHDKIPLKRNLEAAGVRVVPPGVARYGSFLERGVILMPGFVNIGARVGEGTMVDTWATVGSCAQIGKRVHLSGGVGVGGVLEPPQSQPVIVEDDCFLGSRAIVVEGVHVEAGAVLGAGVVLTASTPIVDVRDERAAESRGRVPSRAVVIPGFRPRKFPGGSFGTPCALVIGERRESTDTKTSLNQALREYGVAV, encoded by the coding sequence GTGACCGCCTCCGAGTACCCGCTCGAATCCTGGCGGGCGCGGATCGGCGAAGGCTGGGAGGGCAAGCGCCCGCTCGACGATCGGGGCTTGCGCGGCGCGGTCGAAGGCGCGATCGCGGCGCTCGACGACGGTCACCTCCGGGTGGCGGAGCCCGCTCCGGGCGGCGCGAGCGGGACGCGCCACGAGTGGATCACGCACGGCTGGCTCCAGCAAGCGATTGGACTCTACTTCCGCATGCGCGTTTCGCGCACCTTCGAGCTCGAGCCCTTCGAGTTCCACGACAAGATCCCGCTCAAGCGCAATCTCGAGGCCGCCGGCGTGCGCGTGGTGCCGCCGGGCGTGGCGCGTTACGGCAGTTTCCTCGAGCGCGGCGTGATCCTGATGCCGGGCTTCGTCAACATTGGCGCGCGGGTGGGCGAGGGCACCATGGTGGACACCTGGGCGACGGTCGGCTCCTGCGCGCAAATTGGAAAGCGCGTGCACCTGTCGGGCGGCGTCGGCGTCGGCGGCGTGCTCGAGCCGCCCCAGTCGCAGCCGGTGATCGTCGAGGACGACTGCTTCCTGGGCTCGCGGGCGATCGTGGTCGAGGGCGTGCACGTCGAGGCCGGCGCGGTGCTGGGCGCGGGGGTGGTGCTCACCGCTTCGACGCCGATCGTGGACGTGCGCGACGAGCGCGCGGCGGAATCGCGGGGTCGTGTTCCCTCGCGCGCCGTCGTGATCCCGGGATTTCGCCCGCGGAAGTTCCCGGGCGGCAGCTTCGGCACGCCCTGCGCGCTCGTCATCGGCGAACGCCGCGAGAGCACCGACACCAAGACCTCGCTCAATCAGGCGCTGCGAGAATACGGAGTGGCGGTCTAG
- a CDS encoding aminotransferase class I/II-fold pyridoxal phosphate-dependent enzyme: protein MKPATRPAPPLHPLLEGDREYPFVLLDRRREQLAPKGVRIISFAQGDPREVTPEFIRERLRDAIPAMSSYPTTAGQLELRVACARWLERRFGVKADPERNVLPVNGTKEAVFLLHFAVLSPESRRRVVVIPSPSYPVYEAGARYAGGEPHLVPLRSRDGWHFDPARVPDSIWERTALLWLNSPHNPTGATLALDELRRVGDWARRHGFWVGADEAYAEVYFDSAPHSMLETGLDNVIAFHTLSKRSAMTGYRSGFMAGDPRLIEALRRFRPNAGVATPDFVQAAAIAAWNDDAHPAEQRERYAIKRRLFLDYFAKRGWKIEASEASFYLWLAAPGGDDVAFVDTLLRVGLVALPGSYLGEAGRGFIRFALVPTPEECREAIARLEGVA from the coding sequence ATGAAGCCCGCGACCCGCCCGGCGCCGCCGCTCCACCCGCTGCTCGAGGGAGATCGCGAGTACCCGTTCGTCCTGCTGGACCGCAGGCGCGAGCAGCTCGCGCCGAAGGGCGTGCGGATCATCAGCTTCGCGCAGGGCGATCCGCGCGAGGTCACGCCCGAGTTCATTCGCGAGCGGCTGCGTGACGCCATCCCCGCGATGTCGAGCTACCCCACCACCGCCGGGCAGCTCGAGCTGCGAGTGGCGTGCGCGCGCTGGCTCGAACGCCGCTTCGGCGTGAAGGCCGATCCCGAGCGGAACGTGCTGCCGGTGAATGGCACGAAGGAGGCGGTGTTCCTGTTGCACTTCGCGGTGCTCTCGCCGGAGTCGCGCCGACGCGTGGTGGTGATCCCGAGCCCGAGCTACCCGGTCTACGAGGCCGGCGCGCGTTACGCCGGCGGCGAACCTCACCTGGTGCCGCTGCGCTCTCGGGACGGCTGGCACTTCGATCCCGCGCGGGTGCCGGATTCGATCTGGGAGCGCACCGCGCTGCTGTGGCTCAATTCGCCGCACAATCCGACCGGGGCGACGCTCGCCCTCGACGAGCTTCGCCGCGTCGGCGACTGGGCTCGCCGCCACGGCTTCTGGGTGGGCGCCGACGAAGCCTACGCCGAGGTGTATTTCGACAGCGCCCCTCACAGCATGCTCGAGACCGGGCTCGACAACGTGATCGCCTTCCACACCCTGAGCAAGCGCTCGGCGATGACCGGCTACCGCTCGGGTTTCATGGCCGGCGACCCGCGGCTGATCGAGGCGCTGCGCCGGTTCCGCCCCAACGCCGGCGTCGCGACCCCCGACTTCGTGCAGGCCGCGGCGATCGCCGCCTGGAACGACGACGCGCATCCCGCCGAGCAGCGCGAGCGTTACGCGATCAAACGCCGGCTGTTCCTCGACTACTTCGCGAAGCGCGGCTGGAAGATCGAAGCCAGCGAGGCCAGCTTCTACCTGTGGCTCGCCGCTCCCGGCGGCGACGACGTCGCGTTCGTCGATACCCTGCTGCGCGTGGGGCTGGTGGCGCTGCCGGGATCCTATCTGGGCGAAGCCGGCCGCGGCTTCATCCGCTTCGCGCTGGTGCCGACACCGGAAGAGTGCCGCGAGGCGATCGCCCGTCTCGAGGGCGTGGCGTGA